agtgGTAGACTGAAAATCCAGGTTGAAGAAGCTGCATTCAGCTCAGGCTGGGTTCAGCCTAGCTGGGCCAAAACAGAGCTTCTGGAACAGGGCAAAAAGTCAGTGAGTTGCTGGCAAGCTGCTCAagcccagcagcctctgggaacTCAGGCAGTTATCCTAGGTGAATCGTGCCCCAGGCAACAGCATATCTACCAAAATGGGGTTTGGCTTGTGCCAAGGCCCATGGAGCTCAGACCAGCCCCTTATCACAACTATTTTACCTCAGGAtttccctcccatccctgcaagttATTGCAGCCAAGCGGACAAACTCATCCTGGCATTTAAAAGAACTAAAGAGGAAAAAGCTCCTGGGCCAGATGGTTTCACTTTGCCTCCTGCCTAGACACCTCTGCTGTGCCTCAGGAAGGCAGACTGGCCACCAGACAGGGGCTACCAcatgtccctgcagccccactcactgctggctgtgcatgagagccctgggctgctgcccaTGGTGAAATACCCAGTTATACCCAGCCCTAGGTCCTGCTGCCCATGGTGAAACACCCAGTTATacccagcagccagctctgggtcCTGCTGCCCATGGTTATAAAACCCAGTTATagccagcagccagctctgggtcCTGCTGCCCATGGTGAAACACCCAGTTATACCCAGCAGCCAGCCCTAGGTCCTGCTGCCCATGGTGAAATACCCAGTTATAGCCAGCAGCCAGCCCTAGGTCCTGCTGCCCATGGTGAAATACCCAGTTATAGCCAGCAGCCAGCCCTAGGTCCTGCTGCCCATGGTGAAATACCCAGTTATAGCCAGCAGCCAGCTCTAGGTCCTGCTGCCCACCTACACCAAGCAGCGCTTGCTGAGGGACTCAGAGCTGGGTTAGAAACATGCTGATAATATGGGATTTCATTAGTGATTTTATCCCCCAGCTCAGTTCAGTCTAAGAAGAAGAGAGACTTTAAGTGGGACAGGCTTGAAGGAATAGATGTTGTGTTTTCACCTATGATCAGTTTTTGGACCTACCTTAGATCACATTGCCAAGATCCAGCACTGGGTGCTCACTCATTCTGCTTCAGAATCAGCCTTTTTCAGGGATGTCTGTTAATGTTACACTGGCTTAGGAAATACCTCAAAATATTTGCATCTGACCATTCTGACAAATCTCCTTTGAAATAcacaataaatacaaaaaaaaaaaaacaacaaaccaaccaaaaataaccaaaaccaaatccaccaaaacaaacaaacaaaacaaaacaaaaccaaaaaaacaaaaaaacccaccaaaacaaccccaaaaaatccaaaactgaaaaaaacccaacccaattTTAAGTCTTTAGCACTACTAGAAAAACTTGGCTCCATATTTCAATACTACATAAGTTGGGGGAAATAATTCCGTTTCTCAGCTGTCACATACATATTTTTTCTATCAGTAAAAAGTCATATCAGGAGATTTAAAAGTAGCAAGTACATTGAACTGGTTAGCCTGTCTCCCAAGCTCAGAACTTACTCAAAGGAACAGTGTTTATTAGGAGGAGAGGACATAGCATTGCCTCAGCCTTTTGGGAAACACAAGTTGGTGCCTTGCACAGCTGGTGGGGACAAACAAGGTGTCTGCCTGGCTGCACTGGCCCAGTAATGTAATTGTTTCTCTTTCCAGGGTGTAGAAAGAAAGTAGCGATGCTTCTTTTGAAGCAGTTCATGTGTACTGGGAGTAGCTGGGAATGAAAGTTAAAAGATCACTGCAGACAAGCTCCATGTGAATTCTGTATTCTGAAGATACAACGAAGCTGTGTGTGACTTTCACAGATACCCTGATTGTACAAGAAATACAAGCTCATTCTATGAATGATGAAGACCCATCTAAAATAGATTGATGGTATTTGCACTTTAAGTGAGCAGCTGATTGGCTAATTCACAGATTGGAAGGTACTTCATAGACTTgtgagggggagaaaaaaaatagattctATTTTTGTTCCATTAACTTTTATCCTTCTGAGTTTATCACTGTGAATGCACTCAAATGTCTTCTATCAATGTGGTATCAACTTGTCTTGCTTTGACAACTTGGAAGACTGTGTAACCTACTTCTGGGGTGACAGCTGTGGTATTTAGAAAACTGTCACAACCAAAATACACTTTCTGTTTCCCTAATTTATAATCAATCTCACAAAATGGCTTAGATGATGGTCAGTCACCCCAAAGTAGTATTGCCCAATACTGTTTGCTCTGAACATTTGGGGGAAGAGCAAATATTTTGAACAGCAGCAAATGCAATTGTCATTTATTTTTAGCAGTATCAGCAGGGTCATATAAGTTCAAAGGTTAAAATGCTTCCATCATGAAACAGGATCACTCCAGATGAGTACTGAAGAATTTTGAGTCAGTTGCACGCTGCAGTCAGCCTTGGAGGGCCTTTTAACCAAAGTGAAAAATTTACCTCACAGGGTTGAAAAGTCTGTTATGGGCCTTAAGCAACATGCCAATACTGATTTGTTAAATCTGTGCTATGAGCGTTACACCTCCACATGTTTGttaaaagcaagcaaaacccATCAGAAAGAGATTTCCAAGGAAAACATCATCCCCTTTCTTATCTCTACCTGCAGTGGGTGCCATTCAGCTCTGTGGTCCTCTGTGCAAGAGCTAATCATAGAAGCGTGATAGAAGGAACACTGCCTTATCACACACAGAGTTAACATTTATTATTGCCCCATCCAAAGTCCAGGCTCTGTCCTGCACTCTGCAGactcagcagagcagggctgagtgtgtgtgtgccaggTGGCCTCTGACCTCCTGCCTGTTGGGCTGGCTTCAGTGCAgtctccttccctcctccttccccagctctgcaagcaTCAGGATGTAGCTGGCCTTTCTTTGATCTAACCAAGAGGAAATAGCAGCAACTCCCTGAGAGGGTGTCAGAACAATCCCCTGTTttgcagcactgcccagccatCAAAAGCATCTGATCCTCCACAAGTACCGTGAGCAATGGCTCTGGATTATATTTTAGTTTGAGGCTTGCTGCTTCTGTTTCTGATATCAAGGCTGTATATGATTATGGTTGTCTATTTTTACCACCTTATTAGTTTAATAAAAGCAAGCACCTCTACCTACAAATTTGAAGACGCCCTCAAACCACCACTGCTCTGGTGTTATTTATGCAGCCCAGGTGTCTCACACACCTTACCTGCAAGCACTAGGCAGTCACTAGGTCAGCAACGTTTTCAGGCAGCCCAGCACCCTTACACATTTACAGACACTCATACTGCTGCTAGACAACCACAACGAGCCCCTTAGCTCACAATTACTACCTGTCCAGCCAAATTTTGTGTTGCTGCTTCTTGTCACAAACACTGTGCACAGCCACCACCAGTACCTTTGCTTCTGCCTTCATGCCTTTTGTAGTCACTTATTGCCACATCTTGAAGTTTTCAGCTTGCTCCTGAAAGACTCAGTTGATTGCAAAAGTGCAAGCTAAATAGTAAGACCACTGATGTTACTTTCTCAAGGATGGTGAAGCTGCAAGCAGAAAGGTGTTACTACAGTAAAAAATTAAGTGTCCAAATAAAGGCATACAAGGTAGAATTCTCAGTCACTTGTATTTCTTGGCAAATAGCATTATTTGTAAGCCTGGCTAAGAGCAAACCCTCTCTGGGATCAGCACTGTGTACAAAGTGAGGCTTTACTAATGCTAGAGGTATCAGAAAGGAGAGCAGCACTGTAACAATTAATTGTCACAAGGGAAACAAATCCAAATGAGGACTGGGATATAGAATTTGCTACCCCCAGGCCATCCTTTAGACCCAGCTCCACTTCTTTAGCAGTCAAAAACTCTGAGTACACCTGTTTTGACAGAAAACATGCTGGCAAAGCACAGTGTGCCCACAGTGCACCAGCTAACAAGAGCAATGTGGGAGCATTTGCTGTGTGAGCTCTGTCCTGGTAAAGGCTGGCAGAATCCTTCCAAGGTAACCAGCTTCACAAAATACAGCTGCCAAGATGGAGCTGTAGAAGATGTGGAATTTTGGGCTAGAGAAAAGGTAAAAGCATTTCTCATGGTGAACATCTGCTCTTACCCCTCTCTTGCAAAGTGAATTTAATTAAGACAATCTCAAGTAACAGAGGATACAAGAGCAGGtaaaaaacctccaaatccTTATTTTACTTACCCAGAAGAACAAGGAGGAACAAGAAtaagctgccttttttttttttttgctcgtTATCCTAACACATTTTAAAGGACAAAAAGCAGCTCTAAGAGCATTTCCCATTAAAAGTAGTAAAGGGGAAAGTTAAAATTTTTGAAAGCATGTGAAGTAATCACTAAATCTACTACTCACCATGTATAACTAGCTACAAAACTATTTACCTAGACAGATACATGATAGTTTTCATCCCTATGTAGTTCCACAAATCAATTGCTTATCTGAAGAGTGCTTGAAGTTCTCACCTATTCAGATGCTAACCAAAATTACAATTCCTTATTCCTGCATAAGGTTGTGATTTCATTCTCAAATGCTCTATGCTGGAATACTTCAATGtcacatttttaaagcaaaatctTCCCTTTCCATCATCAGCAGCTCCAAGAGACTACAGTCGGCAGACCAAAACAATGAGCTACTAGAGACAGTCACAACTGTGTGTTTTGTAACTGAACTTCTGCTGATGATCACTAAGCCTTTCTCTTTGAGCTGTCTTGCCAAAGTCTATAGGGACTCACCCCTCACTGCAGCCAACTGTGTGGCAACATCAAATTTGATTCTCTTGCTTTTACAGCACCAAGAGGATCAACTCCACTGCCTCTGGGATCTCTCCTTGCCCAGGGAAGGCTTTGTGCTCAGCATTTGCCTTTACTCTAGAAGCCCAACATCGTTGTTGGGAAATAACACGTCCCAGAAGTGTTTTATGAAAGATGATTTGGCAGTTGTTGACGAAGTCTCCGAAGGCTCCAGGCAATAAGTACCAAGCACCTTGCTCCTAGCACACACAGCACTAGAGATAACCGTTTCCAGATAagctctgggatgctccagCTGCCGTGGCTGTCACTCAGGGCTGAGAGGAGGGGTTTGGCCGGGAGCCGGCGGTGCCGAGCGCATGGGACCGTCCCCCTCTAGCGGCACACGGACGGGGACGCGGCTCTGCCCGGCGGCACTCGGGGCTGAGCTCACCGGGAGCGCCGAGGGACCACCAGAACAACAGCTAAAGTACCAAATGCACTTTAATGAGTTCCAGATTCTGTTCCCAGAAGGAATTTATACCGTGTCAGTACATTAGCCAGGTACATGATTTCTCCTGAACTACAGGCATGAGGAGAACCGACTATGACATACTAGGTATCTAAGGTTACTCTTAGAAACCAGTTTCCCACATTAGAAATAAGGCAGGTTTCAGGCGTGCATGCAGCTGACTTATCCAGTCCTCAGATGCCATATTTGCCCTTTAGTTCTTCCACTTTTGCTATGTAAGCTTTCATTGCATCTTCTTTGGATGTTCCTGAAGGACAGAACACAGGAAGCAGTCAGATACCTTCCACAGATTAAGAATTACCTCAAGAATTTACAAGTTACAATTCCTTGCTCTAGTTTGTGCCACTGGAGAGCAAAGGAGCCAGGAAGGCCACCTGTCTGTGAATCCACTGCTGAAGATTTAAACAAATGTGTTTTGCAAGTCATGAAAACACAGCGCTTCCAAGCAAAGTTGTTCTTGCTCAGACAGCAACTAACCAGTGTACTAGTTCTATTAATGCCATTGACAATTATTGCAGGAAAGCTATTCctaaaaacaccagaaaaaaccccattgtCACAGATCAGACCACTTGTTTAGCTCCTCAGTTAGAGCTGGGAGCTCAGTTGTGTCTTCCAAAGCTTTCCTAACTGGAAGATGCATAACAGCTGGAGGGAGAGCTCAGTCTCTGGGGTACCAGGCTGGGACCAGGACAGCAACTTtagatttctgctgctgttattCTTCTTTATTTAACATCTTAGGCCAGCTGGGCATTCTGCACCCTAATTCCCTTTCACACAGGCCATATTTTTCAGGGTTACTTCTGCCTTGCAGAGGTAATTAAGTTTATTATCATGGCATTCTGAACTTCGAGAACTCTTGTACTAAAAGGCAACACTATCCTGTTTCCTGCTGAACTACACGTGTCTTTCTGACTAATTTGCCAGGCGTAATTTCATTAATTCCTTTAATCAGACACTTACCTTTCAATGCACTCCAGGCATCCCACTTTGCTTTGCCTTTGAAGTCCAGCATACCAGGGCGCTCTGAGAAAGGCAGGATGAGCAGCAGCATTAGTTTGTGTGATCTGGCTGTGGGTGATACCCACTTGAAGGCTTAGCTGGCTCTTAGCTGTGACTAAATACACTGGCTCATCTCGGCAGCTGCTGCTTGCTAACCTGTAGCCAGGAAATCACCTCAGGGGAATATGTTACAACATCGTTGGTGACGACAGAGATAGGCTCTTTCAAAGTCCCTTGAGACAGCAGCATTTGGGCAGAAGAGCACAAACTGCTGTCATTTGGTTTAGCTGTACTTTCTGAAGAGCTTGCTGTCACATAAGAGCTGTCCAATTAAAGAACACTAGCTCTAAAGTAAAGCAGAAACACCCTGAGGTC
This genomic window from Ammospiza caudacuta isolate bAmmCau1 chromosome 8, bAmmCau1.pri, whole genome shotgun sequence contains:
- the DBI gene encoding acyl-CoA-binding protein; protein product: MSEAAFQKAAEEVKQLKSQPTDQEMLDIYSHYKQATVGDVNTERPGMLDFKGKAKWDAWSALKGTSKEDAMKAYIAKVEELKGKYGI